A window of Etheostoma spectabile isolate EspeVRDwgs_2016 chromosome 18, UIUC_Espe_1.0, whole genome shotgun sequence contains these coding sequences:
- the sgk1 gene encoding serine/threonine-protein kinase Sgk1 isoform X3 yields MTTDADTRSVLGAFMKQRRMGLNDFIQRLATNSYACKHPEVQSILNLSAPQDAELMNANPSPPPSPSQQINLGPSSNPSAKPSDFHFLKVIGKGSFGKVLLARHRADDEFYAVKVLQKKAILKKKEEKHIMSERNVLLKNVKHPFLVGLHYSFQTADKLYFILDYINGGELFYHLQRERCFLEPRARFYAAEIGSALGYLHSLNIVYRDLKPENILLDSQGHIILTDFGLCKENIEPNGTTSTFCGTPEYLAPEVLHKQPYDRTVDWWCLGAVLYEMLYGLPPFYSRNTAEMYDNILNKPLQLKPNISNAARHLLEGLLQKDRTKRLGCTDDFIEIKNHMFFSPINWDDLNAKKITPPFNPNVTGPNDLRHFDPEFTDEPVPNSIGCSPDSTLATASIKEAAEAFVGFSYAPSMDSYL; encoded by the exons ATGACCACAGATGCAGACACCAGATCAGTGCTCGGAG CTTTTATGAAACAGAGGAGAATGGGTCTGAACGACTTCATTCAGAGGCTTGCCACAAACTCCTACGCCTGCAAGCA tccTGAAGTTCAGTCTATTCTGAACTTGAGTGCCCCCCAGGATGCTGAGCTCATGAACGCAAACCCCTCACCTCCT CCTAGTCCATCCCAACAGATCAACCTCGGTCCATCCTCCAACCCCTCGGCTAAACCCAGCGACTTCCACTTCCTCAAAGTGATCGGCAAGGGCAGCTTTGGCAAGGTCTTGCTCGCACGCCATCGTGCAGATGACGAGTTTTACGCAGTCAAAGTTCTACAGAAAAAGGCCATCCTCAAGAAGAAGGAG GAGAAACATATCATGTCAGAGAGGAATGTGCTGCTAAAGAATGTCAAGCACCCATTCTTGGTGGGCCTGCACTACTCTTTCCAAACAGCGGACAAACTCTACTTCATCTTGGACTACATCAATGGAGGAGAG CTGTTCTACCATCTACAGAGAGAGCGCTGCTTCCTCGAGCCCAGAGCCAGGTTCTACGCGGCAGAGATCGGCAGCGCACTGGGCTACCTCCACTCCCTCAACATAGTCTACAGAGACCTGAAGCCAGAGAACATCCTGCTGGACTCACAGGGACACATCATTCTTACAGATTTCGGCCTGTGCAAGGAGAACATCGAACCCAACGGGACCACGTCGACCTTCTGCGGTACGCCAGAG TATTTAGCTCCTGAGGTTCTACACAAGCAGCCGTATGACAGGACGGTAGACTGGTGGTGTTTAGGAGCTGTTCTCTATGAGATGCTCTATGGCCTG CCTCCGTTCTACAGCCGCAACACAGCAGAAATGTATGACAACATATTAAACAAGCCGCTGCAGCTGAAACCCAACATTTCCAACGCAGCCAGACACTTGCTGGAGGGCTTGCTGCAGAAGGACCGAACCAAGAGGCTGGGCTGCACAGACGACTTT ATTGAAATTAAGAACCATATGTTCTTCTCGCCCATAAACTGGGATGACCTCAATGCCAAAAAGATCACCCCTCCCTTCAACCCCAATGTG ACGGGACCCAACGACCTGCGGCACTTTGATCCAGAGTTCACAGACGAGCCGGTGCCCAACTCCATTGGTTGTTCCCCAGACAGCACGCTGGCCACAGCCAGCATCAAAGAGGCTGCTGAGGCCTTTGTGGGCTTCTCCTATGCCCCGTCTATGGACTCTTACCTATAG
- the sgk1 gene encoding serine/threonine-protein kinase Sgk1 isoform X2, with amino-acid sequence MTIKTETEKSGLTYSKSKGLVALVTAFMKQRRMGLNDFIQRLATNSYACKHPEVQSILNLSAPQDAELMNANPSPPPSPSQQINLGPSSNPSAKPSDFHFLKVIGKGSFGKVLLARHRADDEFYAVKVLQKKAILKKKEEKHIMSERNVLLKNVKHPFLVGLHYSFQTADKLYFILDYINGGELFYHLQRERCFLEPRARFYAAEIGSALGYLHSLNIVYRDLKPENILLDSQGHIILTDFGLCKENIEPNGTTSTFCGTPEYLAPEVLHKQPYDRTVDWWCLGAVLYEMLYGLPPFYSRNTAEMYDNILNKPLQLKPNISNAARHLLEGLLQKDRTKRLGCTDDFIEIKNHMFFSPINWDDLNAKKITPPFNPNVTGPNDLRHFDPEFTDEPVPNSIGCSPDSTLATASIKEAAEAFVGFSYAPSMDSYL; translated from the exons ATGACgatcaaaacagaaacagaaaagtcTGGTCTGACTTACTCCAAATCTAAAGGGCTAGTGGCATTAGTCACCG CTTTTATGAAACAGAGGAGAATGGGTCTGAACGACTTCATTCAGAGGCTTGCCACAAACTCCTACGCCTGCAAGCA tccTGAAGTTCAGTCTATTCTGAACTTGAGTGCCCCCCAGGATGCTGAGCTCATGAACGCAAACCCCTCACCTCCT CCTAGTCCATCCCAACAGATCAACCTCGGTCCATCCTCCAACCCCTCGGCTAAACCCAGCGACTTCCACTTCCTCAAAGTGATCGGCAAGGGCAGCTTTGGCAAGGTCTTGCTCGCACGCCATCGTGCAGATGACGAGTTTTACGCAGTCAAAGTTCTACAGAAAAAGGCCATCCTCAAGAAGAAGGAG GAGAAACATATCATGTCAGAGAGGAATGTGCTGCTAAAGAATGTCAAGCACCCATTCTTGGTGGGCCTGCACTACTCTTTCCAAACAGCGGACAAACTCTACTTCATCTTGGACTACATCAATGGAGGAGAG CTGTTCTACCATCTACAGAGAGAGCGCTGCTTCCTCGAGCCCAGAGCCAGGTTCTACGCGGCAGAGATCGGCAGCGCACTGGGCTACCTCCACTCCCTCAACATAGTCTACAGAGACCTGAAGCCAGAGAACATCCTGCTGGACTCACAGGGACACATCATTCTTACAGATTTCGGCCTGTGCAAGGAGAACATCGAACCCAACGGGACCACGTCGACCTTCTGCGGTACGCCAGAG TATTTAGCTCCTGAGGTTCTACACAAGCAGCCGTATGACAGGACGGTAGACTGGTGGTGTTTAGGAGCTGTTCTCTATGAGATGCTCTATGGCCTG CCTCCGTTCTACAGCCGCAACACAGCAGAAATGTATGACAACATATTAAACAAGCCGCTGCAGCTGAAACCCAACATTTCCAACGCAGCCAGACACTTGCTGGAGGGCTTGCTGCAGAAGGACCGAACCAAGAGGCTGGGCTGCACAGACGACTTT ATTGAAATTAAGAACCATATGTTCTTCTCGCCCATAAACTGGGATGACCTCAATGCCAAAAAGATCACCCCTCCCTTCAACCCCAATGTG ACGGGACCCAACGACCTGCGGCACTTTGATCCAGAGTTCACAGACGAGCCGGTGCCCAACTCCATTGGTTGTTCCCCAGACAGCACGCTGGCCACAGCCAGCATCAAAGAGGCTGCTGAGGCCTTTGTGGGCTTCTCCTATGCCCCGTCTATGGACTCTTACCTATAG
- the sgk1 gene encoding serine/threonine-protein kinase Sgk1 isoform X5, with amino-acid sequence MRTPSDLKAFMKQRRMGLNDFIQRLATNSYACKHPEVQSILNLSAPQDAELMNANPSPPPSPSQQINLGPSSNPSAKPSDFHFLKVIGKGSFGKVLLARHRADDEFYAVKVLQKKAILKKKEEKHIMSERNVLLKNVKHPFLVGLHYSFQTADKLYFILDYINGGELFYHLQRERCFLEPRARFYAAEIGSALGYLHSLNIVYRDLKPENILLDSQGHIILTDFGLCKENIEPNGTTSTFCGTPEYLAPEVLHKQPYDRTVDWWCLGAVLYEMLYGLPPFYSRNTAEMYDNILNKPLQLKPNISNAARHLLEGLLQKDRTKRLGCTDDFIEIKNHMFFSPINWDDLNAKKITPPFNPNVTGPNDLRHFDPEFTDEPVPNSIGCSPDSTLATASIKEAAEAFVGFSYAPSMDSYL; translated from the exons ATGAGAACTCCTTCAGATCTGaaag CTTTTATGAAACAGAGGAGAATGGGTCTGAACGACTTCATTCAGAGGCTTGCCACAAACTCCTACGCCTGCAAGCA tccTGAAGTTCAGTCTATTCTGAACTTGAGTGCCCCCCAGGATGCTGAGCTCATGAACGCAAACCCCTCACCTCCT CCTAGTCCATCCCAACAGATCAACCTCGGTCCATCCTCCAACCCCTCGGCTAAACCCAGCGACTTCCACTTCCTCAAAGTGATCGGCAAGGGCAGCTTTGGCAAGGTCTTGCTCGCACGCCATCGTGCAGATGACGAGTTTTACGCAGTCAAAGTTCTACAGAAAAAGGCCATCCTCAAGAAGAAGGAG GAGAAACATATCATGTCAGAGAGGAATGTGCTGCTAAAGAATGTCAAGCACCCATTCTTGGTGGGCCTGCACTACTCTTTCCAAACAGCGGACAAACTCTACTTCATCTTGGACTACATCAATGGAGGAGAG CTGTTCTACCATCTACAGAGAGAGCGCTGCTTCCTCGAGCCCAGAGCCAGGTTCTACGCGGCAGAGATCGGCAGCGCACTGGGCTACCTCCACTCCCTCAACATAGTCTACAGAGACCTGAAGCCAGAGAACATCCTGCTGGACTCACAGGGACACATCATTCTTACAGATTTCGGCCTGTGCAAGGAGAACATCGAACCCAACGGGACCACGTCGACCTTCTGCGGTACGCCAGAG TATTTAGCTCCTGAGGTTCTACACAAGCAGCCGTATGACAGGACGGTAGACTGGTGGTGTTTAGGAGCTGTTCTCTATGAGATGCTCTATGGCCTG CCTCCGTTCTACAGCCGCAACACAGCAGAAATGTATGACAACATATTAAACAAGCCGCTGCAGCTGAAACCCAACATTTCCAACGCAGCCAGACACTTGCTGGAGGGCTTGCTGCAGAAGGACCGAACCAAGAGGCTGGGCTGCACAGACGACTTT ATTGAAATTAAGAACCATATGTTCTTCTCGCCCATAAACTGGGATGACCTCAATGCCAAAAAGATCACCCCTCCCTTCAACCCCAATGTG ACGGGACCCAACGACCTGCGGCACTTTGATCCAGAGTTCACAGACGAGCCGGTGCCCAACTCCATTGGTTGTTCCCCAGACAGCACGCTGGCCACAGCCAGCATCAAAGAGGCTGCTGAGGCCTTTGTGGGCTTCTCCTATGCCCCGTCTATGGACTCTTACCTATAG
- the sgk1 gene encoding serine/threonine-protein kinase Sgk1 isoform X4: MKDKTTALTSFMKQRRMGLNDFIQRLATNSYACKHPEVQSILNLSAPQDAELMNANPSPPPSPSQQINLGPSSNPSAKPSDFHFLKVIGKGSFGKVLLARHRADDEFYAVKVLQKKAILKKKEEKHIMSERNVLLKNVKHPFLVGLHYSFQTADKLYFILDYINGGELFYHLQRERCFLEPRARFYAAEIGSALGYLHSLNIVYRDLKPENILLDSQGHIILTDFGLCKENIEPNGTTSTFCGTPEYLAPEVLHKQPYDRTVDWWCLGAVLYEMLYGLPPFYSRNTAEMYDNILNKPLQLKPNISNAARHLLEGLLQKDRTKRLGCTDDFIEIKNHMFFSPINWDDLNAKKITPPFNPNVTGPNDLRHFDPEFTDEPVPNSIGCSPDSTLATASIKEAAEAFVGFSYAPSMDSYL, translated from the exons atgaaagacaaaacaaccgCTTTGACGT CTTTTATGAAACAGAGGAGAATGGGTCTGAACGACTTCATTCAGAGGCTTGCCACAAACTCCTACGCCTGCAAGCA tccTGAAGTTCAGTCTATTCTGAACTTGAGTGCCCCCCAGGATGCTGAGCTCATGAACGCAAACCCCTCACCTCCT CCTAGTCCATCCCAACAGATCAACCTCGGTCCATCCTCCAACCCCTCGGCTAAACCCAGCGACTTCCACTTCCTCAAAGTGATCGGCAAGGGCAGCTTTGGCAAGGTCTTGCTCGCACGCCATCGTGCAGATGACGAGTTTTACGCAGTCAAAGTTCTACAGAAAAAGGCCATCCTCAAGAAGAAGGAG GAGAAACATATCATGTCAGAGAGGAATGTGCTGCTAAAGAATGTCAAGCACCCATTCTTGGTGGGCCTGCACTACTCTTTCCAAACAGCGGACAAACTCTACTTCATCTTGGACTACATCAATGGAGGAGAG CTGTTCTACCATCTACAGAGAGAGCGCTGCTTCCTCGAGCCCAGAGCCAGGTTCTACGCGGCAGAGATCGGCAGCGCACTGGGCTACCTCCACTCCCTCAACATAGTCTACAGAGACCTGAAGCCAGAGAACATCCTGCTGGACTCACAGGGACACATCATTCTTACAGATTTCGGCCTGTGCAAGGAGAACATCGAACCCAACGGGACCACGTCGACCTTCTGCGGTACGCCAGAG TATTTAGCTCCTGAGGTTCTACACAAGCAGCCGTATGACAGGACGGTAGACTGGTGGTGTTTAGGAGCTGTTCTCTATGAGATGCTCTATGGCCTG CCTCCGTTCTACAGCCGCAACACAGCAGAAATGTATGACAACATATTAAACAAGCCGCTGCAGCTGAAACCCAACATTTCCAACGCAGCCAGACACTTGCTGGAGGGCTTGCTGCAGAAGGACCGAACCAAGAGGCTGGGCTGCACAGACGACTTT ATTGAAATTAAGAACCATATGTTCTTCTCGCCCATAAACTGGGATGACCTCAATGCCAAAAAGATCACCCCTCCCTTCAACCCCAATGTG ACGGGACCCAACGACCTGCGGCACTTTGATCCAGAGTTCACAGACGAGCCGGTGCCCAACTCCATTGGTTGTTCCCCAGACAGCACGCTGGCCACAGCCAGCATCAAAGAGGCTGCTGAGGCCTTTGTGGGCTTCTCCTATGCCCCGTCTATGGACTCTTACCTATAG